The following coding sequences are from one uncultured Desulfobacter sp. window:
- the nhaA gene encoding Na+/H+ antiporter NhaA translates to MTSPKESFITGFFKLESAGGLTLMFAALVAVCVANTPLYSYYTLLIDTPIEIRIGALQIAKPLLLWINDGLMAVFFFLVGLELKREVMDGELSDKKNIIFPGLGALGGMVVPALIYVYFCADDPPAVKGWAIPAATDIAFALGILSLLGSRVPLSIKVFLTSLAIFDDIGAILIIALFYTDKISMVALGIALCCIPVLAIMNYKNLESKSMFIMVGAIMWTSMLKSGIHATLAGVILALFIPMTSAKDPDYSPLKRVEHDLHFSVAFIILPVFAFANAGIRLVGMGTDQFFHPVSVGIALGLFIGKQIGIFGICWAAVKAGVARLPQGMSWGSLYGASALCGVGFTMSLFIGSLAFEQTGVNRLFDERLGIIVGSLASGIVGYLFLNAALPQKRQND, encoded by the coding sequence ATGACATCGCCTAAAGAATCCTTTATTACCGGTTTTTTCAAGTTGGAGTCCGCCGGGGGACTGACCCTCATGTTTGCCGCCCTGGTCGCTGTATGTGTGGCCAACACTCCGTTATACAGTTATTACACCCTGCTCATTGATACCCCCATTGAAATTCGCATCGGTGCATTGCAAATTGCAAAGCCGTTGCTGCTGTGGATCAATGACGGCCTGATGGCCGTCTTTTTCTTTCTGGTTGGACTGGAATTGAAACGCGAGGTCATGGATGGGGAGCTTTCCGATAAAAAAAATATTATTTTTCCGGGTCTCGGTGCATTGGGGGGCATGGTTGTCCCGGCGCTGATCTATGTCTATTTCTGCGCAGATGACCCACCAGCGGTAAAAGGCTGGGCCATTCCTGCGGCAACGGATATCGCATTTGCCCTTGGCATCCTTTCGCTTCTTGGGTCCCGGGTGCCGCTGAGTATCAAGGTCTTTTTAACATCCCTGGCTATTTTTGACGATATCGGCGCCATACTGATCATCGCCCTGTTTTATACAGATAAAATTTCCATGGTTGCCCTGGGTATTGCCCTGTGCTGCATCCCGGTACTGGCGATTATGAATTATAAGAATCTGGAATCAAAAAGCATGTTTATAATGGTCGGTGCGATCATGTGGACTTCCATGCTTAAATCAGGTATCCATGCCACCCTGGCCGGGGTTATCCTGGCCCTGTTCATTCCCATGACCTCTGCAAAAGATCCGGACTATTCGCCATTAAAGCGTGTAGAGCATGACCTGCATTTTTCCGTTGCGTTCATCATTCTTCCTGTCTTTGCATTTGCCAATGCCGGCATCCGCCTTGTGGGCATGGGAACGGATCAGTTCTTTCATCCGGTCTCAGTGGGGATCGCCCTCGGGCTTTTTATCGGCAAACAGATCGGTATCTTCGGGATTTGCTGGGCAGCCGTTAAAGCCGGTGTGGCCAGGCTTCCCCAGGGTATGTCATGGGGGTCTTTATATGGCGCGTCCGCCCTGTGCGGTGTCGGCTTTACAATGAGCTTGTTCATCGGTTCCCTGGCCTTTGAACAGACCGGGGTAAACCGCCTGTTTGACGAACGACTGGGCATCATTGTGGGGTCTCTTGCATCGGGGATCGTCGGCTATTTGTTTTTGAATGCCGCCCTGCCCCAAAAGAGGCAAAATGATTGA
- a CDS encoding TonB-dependent receptor, which yields MNKICIKTTAGAGKWILLITISAFLICCGTNLQAQDALETDVATDEAPSDSSYQTESVIVTAQKREENVQDVPDSITVLDEINISDAGITDMVSLSTYVPNFEFYDFGSRWHCQTYIRGIKTLNNSEPSTGLYVDGVNYSKSYLFNFPLFDVERIEILRGPQGTLYGRNTMAGVINVHTRTPDNETRARISGTYASYDERRIQGSIQTPILKDKLFLGISGLISSSDGYMENDIDGVGEDGRHKDGQAGRIKLRYLPAPNWDITLGLDAQHHDDGAFPFRRTQRNSFVKAGILEADSPYHYSHDFDGTSENDFWGATLNTSVDTKIGKVTSITGYRDFNNEDFIDSDFSPLDAARMKYLLEERTFSQELRIASPDDKTGPQWLAGIYYFHIDSDKERTNYYQSAMAASPSNPFAPGTGAKMTQSNGTNFGEALFGQITWPVFNTVDVTTGLRYEVEEAQMDATVYYTPTGGATTATQHPYQESRFTALLPKLSVGWHFMDDKMLYTTVSRAHRSGGFNDPNVGAAPYDEEYSWVYEAGIKSQFFQNRLTVNICGFYTDIEDEQITRFDEYNQSYLENAGESHRLGMEFEAGWFIAKDLEIFASFTWLEAEYDKYTDPVTGEDFEGNTTFGVPDYTYTLGAQYRRPLWGDWNGFCRAELAGTGRRYFDDANTVKDPGYELVNLKLGLEGTHWDGYVWANNLFDRHYCIFENVDRGITEDGEPLTVGITLSYRF from the coding sequence ATGAATAAAATTTGTATTAAAACCACGGCCGGTGCAGGCAAATGGATCTTGCTGATTACGATTTCAGCTTTTCTAATTTGTTGCGGCACAAATTTGCAGGCCCAGGATGCGCTCGAAACAGATGTGGCAACGGACGAAGCGCCCAGTGACTCGTCGTATCAGACAGAAAGCGTGATTGTCACCGCCCAGAAGCGCGAAGAAAATGTACAGGACGTACCGGACAGTATCACGGTACTGGACGAAATTAACATTTCCGATGCCGGTATCACTGATATGGTCAGCCTCTCCACATATGTTCCCAACTTTGAATTTTATGATTTCGGCAGCCGCTGGCATTGCCAGACCTATATCCGCGGCATCAAAACCTTGAACAACTCTGAACCGTCAACCGGCTTGTATGTTGACGGCGTCAACTATTCCAAATCCTATCTGTTCAACTTTCCTTTGTTTGATGTGGAACGAATCGAGATCCTGCGCGGCCCCCAGGGGACATTATACGGCCGCAACACCATGGCAGGCGTCATCAACGTACACACCAGGACACCGGACAATGAGACCCGGGCCCGGATTTCAGGGACTTACGCAAGCTACGATGAACGCCGGATTCAAGGGTCTATCCAGACACCCATTCTTAAAGACAAACTCTTTTTAGGTATCTCGGGTCTGATCTCTTCCAGTGACGGATACATGGAAAACGATATTGACGGTGTCGGTGAAGACGGCAGGCATAAAGACGGCCAGGCCGGGAGAATAAAACTCCGGTACCTGCCGGCTCCGAACTGGGATATCACCCTGGGTCTGGATGCCCAGCACCACGACGACGGCGCGTTCCCGTTCCGCAGAACCCAGCGCAATTCCTTTGTCAAAGCCGGTATCCTGGAAGCGGACAGCCCATATCACTACTCCCACGATTTTGACGGCACGTCGGAAAACGATTTCTGGGGGGCGACCCTGAATACCTCTGTTGATACAAAAATAGGTAAGGTCACATCCATTACAGGGTACCGGGACTTTAACAATGAGGATTTCATTGATTCGGATTTCAGCCCCCTGGATGCCGCGCGCATGAAATATCTTTTAGAGGAACGCACCTTTTCCCAGGAACTTCGCATTGCCTCCCCGGATGATAAAACCGGGCCCCAATGGCTTGCCGGGATCTATTATTTCCACATCGACTCGGACAAGGAACGGACCAACTACTACCAGTCGGCCATGGCGGCCAGCCCCAGCAATCCCTTTGCCCCGGGAACCGGTGCCAAAATGACCCAGAGCAATGGAACCAACTTCGGCGAAGCGTTGTTCGGTCAAATCACCTGGCCTGTATTCAATACCGTGGACGTCACTACGGGACTCAGATACGAAGTCGAGGAGGCACAAATGGATGCCACCGTTTATTACACACCCACAGGCGGTGCGACCACCGCCACACAGCACCCCTATCAGGAAAGCCGATTCACGGCATTGCTGCCCAAATTGAGTGTGGGGTGGCATTTCATGGATGACAAAATGCTTTACACCACTGTTTCAAGGGCCCATCGCAGCGGCGGGTTTAACGACCCCAATGTGGGGGCCGCCCCCTATGATGAGGAGTACAGCTGGGTATATGAAGCCGGTATTAAATCGCAATTTTTCCAAAACCGGCTTACGGTAAACATCTGCGGATTCTATACGGATATTGAAGATGAGCAGATCACCCGATTTGATGAATACAACCAGTCGTATCTGGAAAATGCCGGCGAATCCCACCGGCTGGGCATGGAGTTTGAGGCCGGCTGGTTCATTGCAAAGGATCTGGAAATATTTGCTTCATTCACCTGGCTCGAGGCTGAATATGACAAGTATACCGACCCTGTCACAGGCGAAGATTTTGAAGGCAATACCACCTTCGGGGTCCCGGATTATACCTATACATTGGGGGCCCAGTACAGACGCCCCCTGTGGGGAGACTGGAACGGTTTCTGCCGTGCTGAACTGGCCGGCACCGGCCGCCGCTATTTTGACGACGCCAATACGGTGAAAGACCCCGGGTATGAACTGGTCAACCTCAAACTCGGCCTGGAAGGCACCCACTGGGACGGTTATGTCTGGGCAAATAATCTGTTTGACCGGCATTACTGCATCTTTGAAAATGTTGACCGGGGCATCACCGAAGACGGTGAACCGTTAACCGTCGGCATAACCCTTTCATACCGGTTTTAG
- a CDS encoding DNA ligase, with the protein MYRKLVIIWLTAAMVIVLFCPFCRAADPHLQKAGVYTGTEDVTGWVMSEKLDGIRGYWDGNRLLTRKGVLLHPPPWFIKNFPAFELDGELWSTQGAFEFIQSVVLDSAPGPGWEKIKYHIFEVPNAAGTFFERLDRVKQWFNSHPAGHVRVIPQTLIHDKSDLDRFFRDVASRGGEGVIVKDPDKPYHTGRSAHVLKVKKARDMEGLVIGINQGKGKYENAMGSLTLKLENGVVFKLGTGFTDAVRNNPPAVGTTVTFKYHGFSKNGVPKFASFLRVRAD; encoded by the coding sequence ATGTATCGTAAACTGGTCATTATATGGCTAACGGCAGCCATGGTGATCGTCTTATTTTGTCCGTTTTGCCGGGCAGCGGATCCGCATTTGCAAAAGGCCGGGGTCTATACCGGAACGGAAGATGTTACGGGCTGGGTCATGAGCGAGAAACTGGACGGGATAAGAGGATACTGGGACGGCAATCGCCTGTTGACCCGGAAGGGCGTCCTCCTTCATCCGCCGCCTTGGTTCATCAAAAATTTTCCGGCCTTTGAACTGGACGGCGAATTGTGGAGCACACAAGGGGCATTTGAGTTTATCCAGTCCGTGGTGCTTGATTCAGCACCGGGACCCGGGTGGGAAAAAATCAAGTACCATATTTTCGAAGTGCCCAACGCGGCCGGAACATTTTTTGAGCGGCTTGACCGGGTAAAACAATGGTTCAACTCCCATCCGGCCGGCCATGTCCGGGTGATCCCCCAGACCTTGATCCATGATAAATCCGACCTGGACCGGTTTTTTCGTGACGTGGCATCACGGGGCGGAGAGGGCGTCATCGTAAAAGATCCCGATAAACCTTATCATACCGGTCGAAGTGCCCATGTGCTCAAAGTAAAAAAAGCCCGGGATATGGAAGGCCTTGTCATTGGTATAAACCAGGGAAAGGGCAAATATGAAAATGCCATGGGCTCGCTGACGCTGAAACTGGAAAACGGCGTTGTTTTTAAACTCGGGACGGGATTCACGGATGCGGTTCGAAACAACCCGCCTGCCGTCGGGACCACAGTGACATTCAAATATCATGGGTTCAGTAAAAACGGGGTGCCTAAATTCGCCTCATTTTTAAGGGTCAGGGCAGATTAA
- a CDS encoding class I SAM-dependent methyltransferase — MTTVKNVFNSDHVINYDQNAEKVNWLDPAIVFGMAYRFVHPSERLLDVGIGTGLSSQLFHKAGLEVHGIDFSPKMLARCRSKQMAETLKEHDLSQTPYPYEADTMDHAVCTGVTHLFKDLTPMFQELGRILKPGGIFAFVVPDCQQGEPREIQVDARHSPGEKVTMFSYSSRDIQTLLDSYGFARIFDLSFEASAIGRRTAQYKAYVVQKNGKKSI, encoded by the coding sequence ATGACCACCGTAAAAAACGTATTTAACAGCGACCATGTTATCAATTATGACCAGAACGCTGAAAAAGTGAACTGGCTGGACCCCGCAATCGTTTTCGGCATGGCTTACCGGTTTGTCCACCCAAGCGAGCGTTTACTGGACGTCGGCATCGGCACCGGCTTGTCTTCCCAATTGTTCCACAAGGCAGGCCTGGAAGTTCACGGCATTGATTTTTCCCCGAAAATGCTTGCCCGCTGCCGGTCCAAACAGATGGCCGAAACCTTAAAAGAGCATGATCTGTCCCAGACACCCTACCCCTACGAGGCCGATACCATGGATCACGCCGTCTGCACAGGGGTGACACACCTTTTCAAGGACTTAACACCGATGTTTCAGGAGCTTGGCAGAATCCTGAAACCCGGGGGCATTTTCGCCTTTGTGGTACCGGATTGCCAACAAGGCGAACCCAGGGAAATCCAGGTGGATGCCCGGCATTCCCCCGGGGAAAAAGTCACCATGTTTTCTTATTCCAGCCGGGATATACAGACACTGCTTGATTCCTACGGCTTTGCCCGGATTTTCGATCTTTCATTTGAAGCTTCGGCCATCGGCCGGCGCACGGCGCAATACAAAGCCTATGTGGTTCAAAAAAACGGCAAAAAATCTATTTAA
- a CDS encoding AI-2E family transporter, with translation MIESSGGNRRNTMVNLAAFVVVIAGMKAAGSLIVPFLLALFLTIISLPLMHFLKRMKVPDLIAFLLILILVIGLWMLLVVILGSTLQEFTRSMPEYQERMKLLISDGYAWIRAHDIAVDKSVVDSVFDPGKIMKFVTSLMNSLVAILKNVFFIVLMFAFLIIEASGIPDKIKTIRHNKEDSLSSYNAIIGMVNRYLGIKFITSFITGAMIYLGLFYIGVDFAVLWAVLSFILNFIPTIGSLIASVPAILLALVQLGTLDAFGTAVLFVIVNTVVGTIAEPRIMGQRVGLSSIVVLLSLIFWGWVLGPMGMLLSVPLTMAVKIALSENKSTQWISILLAPNSELSKFNPDIS, from the coding sequence ATGATTGAAAGCAGCGGAGGCAACAGGCGCAATACCATGGTCAATCTTGCCGCATTTGTGGTGGTGATTGCCGGAATGAAGGCAGCCGGCTCGCTCATTGTTCCTTTTTTGCTGGCCCTGTTTTTAACAATCATCAGTTTGCCCCTCATGCACTTTTTAAAAAGAATGAAGGTTCCGGACCTTATTGCATTCCTGCTGATTTTAATTCTTGTGATCGGACTGTGGATGTTGCTGGTTGTTATTTTAGGATCAACCCTCCAGGAGTTTACACGCAGTATGCCCGAATATCAGGAGCGGATGAAACTACTGATAAGCGACGGCTATGCCTGGATACGGGCGCATGATATTGCAGTTGACAAGTCCGTGGTGGATTCGGTGTTTGATCCCGGCAAAATTATGAAATTTGTGACCAGCTTGATGAACAGCCTTGTGGCGATTTTAAAGAATGTCTTTTTTATCGTGTTGATGTTTGCCTTCCTGATCATTGAAGCCAGCGGCATCCCGGATAAAATTAAAACCATCAGGCATAACAAGGAAGACAGTCTTTCATCCTACAACGCGATTATCGGCATGGTAAACAGATATCTGGGCATTAAATTCATAACCAGTTTTATCACCGGGGCAATGATATATTTGGGCCTTTTTTATATAGGCGTGGATTTTGCCGTCCTCTGGGCCGTATTGAGTTTTATCCTCAATTTTATTCCGACCATCGGATCTCTGATTGCATCCGTTCCGGCCATACTGCTTGCCCTCGTTCAGCTTGGCACGTTGGATGCATTCGGAACAGCCGTACTCTTTGTTATCGTTAATACAGTGGTCGGGACCATAGCAGAGCCCCGTATCATGGGACAGCGGGTGGGCCTTTCTTCCATCGTTGTGTTGTTATCATTGATTTTCTGGGGATGGGTGTTGGGGCCCATGGGGATGCTCCTTTCCGTGCCTTTGACAATGGCTGTGAAAATCGCTTTGAGCGAAAACAAATCCACGCAGTGGATTTCCATTCTTCTGGCCCCAAACAGTGAACTTTCCAAGTTTAATCCGGATATTTCATGA
- a CDS encoding DUF4405 domain-containing protein codes for MLKKTTSLTLALSGLVMLVTSIVLYFGPAGHVGHFCRWSFWHLSRHHWGALHLNSGLLFCLAMIVHVWLNFRLIVAYVKKQKKGSPAFAVSLLLTLYVCMGGYYELPPMGQFLDLARSSRAASIQTYGSPPYGTATRFPALHIARYMGWDPRQSRAQLSQNNIMLDTPDQTLSDLAQKNHTSIGRLLDIMCTHSNKGDLK; via the coding sequence ATGTTGAAAAAAACCACCTCACTAACCCTGGCCCTTTCCGGACTGGTCATGCTGGTGACCAGCATCGTGCTCTATTTTGGCCCGGCCGGTCATGTCGGCCATTTTTGCCGCTGGTCGTTCTGGCACCTTTCCCGGCACCACTGGGGCGCGTTGCATCTGAATTCAGGCCTTTTGTTCTGCCTGGCCATGATTGTTCATGTGTGGCTTAACTTCAGACTGATTGTCGCCTATGTGAAAAAACAAAAAAAGGGGTCACCGGCCTTTGCCGTCTCTTTGCTTCTGACCCTTTATGTCTGCATGGGCGGGTACTACGAACTGCCGCCCATGGGGCAATTTCTGGATCTTGCCCGATCGTCCAGAGCGGCATCCATACAAACCTATGGCTCCCCGCCCTACGGCACGGCAACCCGGTTCCCGGCCCTTCACATCGCCCGGTACATGGGCTGGGATCCCCGGCAATCCCGGGCACAGTTGAGTCAAAACAATATTATGCTTGATACCCCGGACCAGACCCTGTCCGACCTGGCCCAAAAGAATCACACCAGCATCGGCCGCCTGCTGGATATCATGTGCACCCATTCCAACAAAGGAGATCTCAAATGA
- the pglZ gene encoding BREX-3 system phosphatase PglZ codes for MSSWRNTILKDFVPNVAKLTLVSDPDCLLTEEKLAMELRDRGFDLIEFHDPIEFRYAYESKYRSIWDRGEHTDLVVILRSQDAELAALPYDLLQAGRKLSFSLGDLFPNLSYPVVEQLDRSLLDSLFDAQKKTSPDRMGDNATKDFILRHVFGVAAELVSTEVDLLRFLLRLHYGNSAIPSMLADRLVEVFESSGSFKGWSLSQIVSDAEQFFAFIQERWPIFLENLNQANQVKEDYAAYGLKVQGPVALPFDHQDIRVYIDNLFIEGKLKPVDLPGIDIAKDSWILSGISAAKSDSEALRISRLFELVDTADLSMDSRYTDWIAFAMKWAELSVLIHTASNAEHKKRYSESGQRLNALFADWLETHYASLINLPPSTPAMLHHVPRHLARSIEDQKNKKVALVVIDGLSLDQWVTVRNIIQKQNSDLVLRESATFAWIPTLTSVSRQAIFSGKPPIYFPSSINSTNSEEKLWKQFWQGHDVSKLDIAYKRSLGDGNAEATMDSLINPAQTKVVGLVIDKVDKIMHGMQLGATGMHNQIDQWCRGEYLISLLNYLGNHGYDIWITSDHGNIESIGKGRPTEGAIAESRGERVRIYPTLELRSQISSTFTFAREWLPSGLPDGYFPLVATGNDAFVNEGDLIVGHGGVAIEEVIVPLIKVERRTR; via the coding sequence GTGAGTAGCTGGCGAAACACCATCCTTAAGGATTTTGTACCGAATGTTGCCAAGCTGACGCTGGTATCTGATCCGGATTGCCTGTTGACCGAAGAAAAACTGGCAATGGAGCTGAGAGACCGTGGGTTTGATCTCATTGAGTTTCATGACCCGATTGAGTTCAGATATGCCTATGAGTCGAAATATCGATCCATTTGGGACCGGGGCGAGCACACTGATCTGGTTGTGATCCTGAGATCGCAGGATGCAGAATTGGCAGCACTGCCTTATGACCTGCTGCAGGCCGGACGAAAGCTGTCTTTCAGTTTGGGAGATCTTTTCCCTAACTTGAGTTATCCGGTCGTTGAACAGCTTGATCGCAGCCTGCTGGATTCACTGTTTGATGCCCAGAAGAAAACATCTCCAGACCGCATGGGAGATAACGCCACCAAGGATTTTATCCTTCGACATGTATTTGGAGTGGCAGCAGAACTCGTATCCACTGAGGTCGATCTTCTCCGCTTTTTGTTGCGACTACACTACGGGAATTCAGCAATACCATCAATGCTGGCAGATAGGTTGGTTGAAGTTTTTGAAAGCAGCGGAAGTTTTAAAGGCTGGAGCCTGTCTCAAATCGTTTCGGATGCCGAACAGTTCTTTGCATTTATTCAGGAACGCTGGCCCATCTTTCTTGAAAATCTCAACCAAGCAAATCAGGTCAAAGAAGATTATGCAGCCTATGGTTTAAAGGTCCAAGGACCTGTGGCACTCCCGTTCGACCATCAGGATATACGCGTTTATATCGACAATTTATTTATCGAGGGGAAACTTAAACCCGTCGACCTGCCCGGTATAGATATAGCCAAAGACTCCTGGATTTTAAGCGGCATTTCAGCAGCCAAATCAGACAGCGAGGCCCTCAGGATTTCCCGATTGTTTGAGCTTGTCGATACAGCCGACTTATCAATGGATTCGAGATACACTGACTGGATTGCATTTGCCATGAAATGGGCAGAGCTTTCAGTTCTCATTCATACGGCCAGCAATGCTGAGCATAAGAAGCGTTATAGTGAATCAGGTCAAAGGCTGAATGCTCTCTTTGCCGATTGGCTGGAAACTCATTATGCCAGCCTGATAAACCTGCCGCCTTCAACTCCGGCAATGTTGCACCACGTACCGCGACACCTGGCCCGATCCATTGAAGATCAAAAGAACAAAAAGGTCGCATTGGTGGTTATAGATGGCCTTTCGCTGGATCAGTGGGTAACGGTTCGAAACATAATCCAGAAACAAAACAGCGATCTTGTCCTGCGCGAGTCTGCAACGTTCGCTTGGATACCAACGCTCACGTCTGTCTCACGACAAGCCATATTTTCAGGCAAGCCGCCGATCTATTTCCCGTCTTCCATCAACTCCACAAACAGCGAAGAAAAGTTGTGGAAACAGTTTTGGCAGGGTCATGATGTTTCAAAGCTGGATATCGCTTATAAACGCAGTCTCGGAGATGGTAATGCCGAAGCCACGATGGATAGTTTAATCAATCCGGCACAGACCAAGGTTGTCGGACTGGTAATCGATAAAGTGGATAAGATCATGCATGGGATGCAGCTGGGAGCCACTGGCATGCATAACCAAATAGATCAATGGTGCCGAGGTGAATACCTGATATCGCTGCTTAATTATCTGGGCAATCATGGCTATGACATCTGGATCACCTCAGACCACGGCAACATAGAATCGATCGGCAAAGGACGGCCAACAGAAGGTGCTATAGCAGAGAGTCGTGGAGAACGAGTTCGTATATATCCGACACTGGAGCTGCGCTCACAGATATCTTCGACCTTTACCTTTGCGCGTGAATGGCTTCCGTCGGGTCTGCCTGACGGTTATTTCCCATTAGTTGCTACCGGGAATGATGCATTTGTTAATGAGGGCGACTTAATTGTCGGCCATGGAGGTGTTGCTATCGAAGAAGTTATCGTGCCACTGATCAAAGTAGAAAGGAGGACACGGTGA
- a CDS encoding AraC family transcriptional regulator has product MGLNKSRNVLMQGIPELNERGIQRRCREYSIQEGFSVSLIDVACEKDLHLSFERDQPTVNFGFVVCGNFTNQIKAPGLDLKGFTNQAGAGGILFLPRQEGTLTIPGNQRVCLVHIHLSPPAFHALFYPDRDNIPKGLQAMMEGHSTRAWSYRSGFSMHARQCLDRLVAGPGAGTPVRMFYQGIALDLLSDQIARANAVTPPVNPMSPDERDLVAHARNLLVRDLSSPPCIKQLARETGLNMNKLQQGFRRFYGLSVFQYLQSFRVQEANRLFHETDMNVSQAAFAVGYTNVSHFSRAYKKHFNILPKKHLTCIKNT; this is encoded by the coding sequence ATGGGGTTGAATAAAAGCAGAAATGTGCTGATGCAAGGCATTCCGGAATTAAACGAGAGGGGTATCCAACGACGCTGCCGGGAGTATTCAATCCAAGAGGGGTTCAGCGTCAGTCTCATTGATGTTGCATGTGAAAAGGATTTGCACCTCTCATTTGAAAGGGATCAGCCCACGGTTAATTTTGGTTTTGTTGTTTGCGGCAATTTCACCAATCAAATCAAGGCACCGGGCCTGGATTTAAAGGGATTTACCAACCAGGCAGGTGCCGGCGGTATTCTTTTTCTGCCCCGGCAGGAAGGCACGCTTACCATTCCCGGAAACCAGCGGGTCTGCCTGGTTCACATCCATCTCTCCCCACCGGCATTTCATGCCCTGTTTTATCCGGACAGGGATAATATTCCCAAGGGGCTTCAAGCCATGATGGAAGGTCACAGTACCCGGGCCTGGTCTTATAGATCAGGTTTCTCCATGCATGCCCGACAGTGTCTGGACCGGCTGGTGGCAGGACCGGGGGCCGGCACGCCGGTTCGTATGTTTTACCAGGGCATCGCCCTGGACCTGCTTAGCGATCAGATTGCCCGGGCCAATGCTGTTACCCCCCCGGTAAACCCAATGAGCCCGGATGAGCGAGACCTTGTGGCCCATGCAAGGAATCTGCTGGTCCGGGATCTCTCTTCGCCCCCCTGCATCAAGCAGCTGGCCCGGGAAACCGGCCTGAACATGAATAAACTCCAGCAGGGATTCCGGCGTTTTTACGGGCTTTCGGTCTTCCAGTACCTTCAATCTTTCAGGGTCCAGGAGGCCAATCGCCTGTTTCACGAAACCGACATGAACGTGAGCCAGGCGGCCTTTGCCGTGGGCTATACCAATGTCAGCCACTTCAGCCGGGCCTATAAAAAGCATTTCAATATCCTTCCTAAAAAACATCTGACCTGCATTAAAAATACGTAA